One region of Pieris rapae chromosome Z, ilPieRapa1.1, whole genome shotgun sequence genomic DNA includes:
- the LOC110997606 gene encoding EF-hand calcium-binding domain-containing protein 1-like codes for MSASLDSNLDPMEEIRFRKKHGALWIEIQKETHFSFDELEQIMVIFFKIQKRDEKPAASDLISRAHFRDVLHTGLGMTDSYMMERVMVALDRGTSPFVTMATFAKAISLYLRGTLEERISYAFTCYDLLGEGYLRRETMYQCMKKSIAKASRDDDVEEAVKEFVDIMLKRMDTDVDGVINFDDFHKSVTKTPALLESLGYCLPERPAVYAFLATWCPNWAKM; via the exons ATGTCTGCATCACTCGATTCAAACTTAGATCCAATGGAAGAAATACGCTTCCGAAAAAAACATGGTGCTTTGTGGATAGAGATTCAGAAGGAAACACACTTTAGTTTTGACGAACTTGAAC AAATTatggtaatatttttcaagatTCAAAAGCGTGATGAGAAGCCGGCGGCATCCGACTTGATATCGAG GGCACATTTTAGAGACGTACTGCATACTGGCCTGGGGATGACAGACTCGTATATGATGGAGCGGGTGATGGTAGCCTTAGACCGTGGTACTTCACCGTTCGTTACCATGGCAACTTTTGCGAAAGCTATATCTCTCTACTTGAGAGGAACATTGGAGGAACGAATTTCCTACGCGTTTACG TGCTATGACTTGCTCGGTGAAGGGTATTTAAGAAGGGAAACGATGTATCAATGTATGAAGAAAAGCATCGCCAAGGCTTCCCGGGATGACGATGTCGAGGAAGCTGTCAAG GAGTTTGTggatattatgttaaaacgCATGGACACAGATGTAGATGGCGTTATCAACTTCGATGACTTCCACAAGTCAGTGACGAAAACACCTGCATTGTTGGAAAGTCTCGGGTATTGTTTGCCGGAAAGGCCTGCTGTTTATGCCTTCTTGGCTACCTGGTGTCCTAATTGGGCCAAAATGTAG